In Neovison vison isolate M4711 chromosome 11, ASM_NN_V1, whole genome shotgun sequence, one genomic interval encodes:
- the MSMO1 gene encoding methylsterol monooxygenase 1: MATNESVSIFSSASLAVEYVDSLLPENPLQEPFKNAWNYMLDNYTKFQIATWGSLIVHEVLYFLFCLPGFLFQFIPYMKKYKIQKDKPETWENQWKCFKVLLFNHFFIQLPLICGTYYFTEYFNIPYDWERMPRWYLLLAKCFGCAVIEDTWHYFLHRLLHHKRIYKYIHKVHHEFQAPFGMEAEYAHPLETLILGTGFFIGIMLLCDHVILLWAWVTIRLIETIDVHSGYDIPLNPLNLIPFYAGSRHHDFHHMNFIGNYASTFTWWDRIFGTDSQFVAYNEKMKKIEKKTE, from the exons ATGGCAACAAATGAAAGTGTCAGCATCTTTAGTTCAGCATCCTTGGCTGTGGAGTATGTAGATTCACTTTTACCTGAGAACCCTCTAcaagaaccatttaaaaatgcatggaaCTATATGTTGGATAATTATACAAAGTTCCAGATTGCAACATGGGGATCCTTGATAGTTCATGAGGTCCtttatttcttgttctgtttacctggatttttgtttcaatttataCCTTAcatgaaaaagtataaaattcaaaag gaTAAACCAGAAACATGGGAAAACCAGTGGAAATGTTTTAAAGTACTTCTCTTTAATCACTTTTTTATCCAGCTTCCTTTGATCTGTGGAACTTACTATTTTACAGAGTATTTTAATATACCTTATGATTGGGAAAGAATGCCAAGATG GTACCTGCTTTTGGCAAAATGCTTTGGCTGTGCGGTGATTGAGGATACCTGGCACTATTTCCTGCATAGGCTCTTACAccacaaaagaatatataaatatattcataaagtTCATCATGAGTTTCAG GCTCCATTTGGAATGGAAGCTGAATATGCACATCCCTTGGAAACTCTGATTCTTGGAACTGGATTTTTCATTGGAATCATGCTTTTATGTGATCACGTCATTCTCCTTTGGGCATGGGTGACTATTCGTTTGATAGAAACTATTGACGTCCATAG tggTTATGACATTCCTCTCAACCCTTTAAATCTGATCCCTTTCTATGCTGGTTCTCGGCATCATGATTTCCACCATATGAACTTCATCGGAAACTACGCTTCAACATTTACATGGTGGGATAGAATTTTTGGAACAGACTCTCAATTTGTTGCTTACaatgaaaagatgaagaagattGAGAAAAAGACTGAATAA